Proteins from a single region of Chryseomicrobium sp. FSL W7-1435:
- a CDS encoding tripartite tricarboxylate transporter permease: MGTIEYLMNGFLVAFQWHNILFALVGVIIGTAVGVLPGIGPMSGVALLIPITATLTSGLPVEMAATSSIILLAGVYYGAMYGGSTTSILLNTPGESSSVVTTLDGYQMARQGRAGAALAISAIGSFVAGIISLIGLVLLAQPLSRIAINFGPADYFSLMLLGLAAVSGLAGKSITKALIMTVVGLMLGTIGIDAVSGIARFTYDSPILFSGIEFLTIAVGLFALGEVFKTIFEKETHDEPVAKITRILPTKSDLKQSVGPIGRSSILGFFLGVLPGAGATLASFFSYITEKKLSKDPDSFGKGNIAGVAGPESANNAASGGAMIPLLTLGIPGSGTTAILMGAFIMYNIQPGPLLFEEHPQVAWGLIASMFLGNLMLLILNMPLVRVFAKIIETPKKYLLPIIIAISIFGVYAVQYTTFDLFLLLACGVLGYLLAKHDYPLAPLVLALVLGPMIENNMRRALTISNGDFSIFVTNPLSLTFLIVTLLWLVVPLLLRLKGKNVIISEEA, translated from the coding sequence ATGGGCACGATTGAATATCTAATGAACGGTTTCTTAGTAGCATTTCAATGGCACAATATTCTATTTGCATTAGTTGGCGTTATTATAGGAACAGCAGTAGGCGTGCTTCCAGGAATTGGACCGATGAGTGGTGTTGCCTTACTCATTCCGATTACAGCAACTTTAACGTCTGGCCTGCCGGTCGAGATGGCCGCAACTAGCTCCATCATTCTATTAGCAGGTGTTTATTATGGAGCCATGTACGGTGGATCCACTACCTCAATCTTATTAAATACACCTGGTGAATCTTCTTCTGTAGTGACGACTTTAGATGGTTACCAAATGGCAAGACAGGGACGTGCTGGTGCGGCTCTCGCCATCTCAGCAATCGGTTCATTTGTTGCAGGTATCATTTCATTGATAGGTCTAGTTTTGCTTGCACAACCTCTCTCTAGAATTGCCATCAACTTTGGGCCAGCAGATTATTTCTCTCTAATGTTATTGGGATTAGCAGCAGTGAGTGGACTTGCTGGAAAATCCATTACAAAAGCCTTGATAATGACTGTAGTTGGTCTAATGCTTGGAACGATTGGAATCGATGCCGTTTCTGGAATTGCTCGTTTTACATATGACTCCCCTATTTTATTTAGTGGTATCGAATTTTTAACAATTGCAGTAGGTCTTTTTGCATTAGGAGAAGTATTTAAAACCATCTTTGAGAAAGAAACGCACGATGAGCCCGTTGCGAAAATCACACGCATCCTGCCAACAAAATCAGATTTAAAACAGAGTGTGGGTCCAATTGGTCGATCGTCTATTTTAGGATTCTTTTTAGGTGTTCTACCAGGAGCAGGTGCTACATTGGCCTCGTTCTTTTCTTACATTACTGAAAAGAAGCTAAGCAAAGATCCTGATTCGTTCGGAAAAGGAAACATTGCGGGTGTAGCAGGACCTGAATCAGCTAATAACGCTGCATCAGGTGGTGCCATGATCCCACTTCTGACTTTAGGAATCCCAGGTTCAGGAACAACCGCCATTCTGATGGGTGCTTTCATTATGTATAACATACAGCCAGGCCCATTATTATTTGAAGAACATCCACAAGTTGCTTGGGGATTAATAGCTAGTATGTTTTTGGGGAATTTGATGCTCTTAATTCTGAATATGCCTCTAGTTCGTGTATTTGCGAAAATTATAGAGACACCAAAAAAATACTTACTCCCTATTATCATAGCTATTTCAATCTTTGGGGTTTATGCTGTTCAATACACTACCTTTGACCTGTTTCTTTTATTAGCCTGCGGAGTTTTAGGCTATCTACTTGCGAAGCATGATTACCCACTAGCTCCTTTAGTGCTTGCACTTGTTCTCGGACCTATGATTGAAAATAATATGCGCCGAGCTCTTACCATTTCAAATGGGGACTTTAGTATTTTTGTCACAAATCCATTATCCCTAACTTTTTTAATTGTTACGTTATTATGGCTAGTGGTTCCCCTACTGCTTCGTTTAAAAGGGAAAAATGTCATTATCAGTGAAGAAGCTTAG
- a CDS encoding NlpC/P60 family protein → MKQMKIGIVFVLILTLLLPFSEAQAAAPTAHQKEWDYLVAQKVLLPEELSRDWKKSITRMDAVVYLARALKLEKPVIQQSETQQSTEVDLSEEDVQEDDSKVITEVESEVETDIETEVETEIKTEIETEVETETVIEIETEVETEVEITEETETSEIEVESEVDVEETQIDSAEQQVDSETTNDTDQPEKLELAAAPLFSDVPSDHKNYWMIAEFHKRGIISGYPDGTFRPNNSLNRADMARVIALTFQLTGTTSAVFTDVSTKAYFYEAVQNLVANKITVGYPDRTYRPFVATTHEHVLLFIARTMNSAFRVEVQPLPPPKPQVCEKKMSIPHRKIGVQAANFWKQPNKTRPIDAPASTNPTDLRRWSASLSENQSWWLVQQTDTQALYGDTITVSQVSGDWYKVATKDQWVPYNAAGYPGWVPASQIVKSYYDYSDCRIAIVHAKTSWLKDASTNKNSVEVSYSTILPVVGEETNSWIVAAPNDKKMKVAKADVKVHKNYASVPKPTATTVINEAKRFLGLRYIWSGTSAYGFDCSGILYAIMRTHGVLIPRDSFYQATKGTWISKSNMRAGDFVFYAGNSGKGKVYHVGLYLGDGMMLHAPNASSSVRIERYDNGAYSWNYHSARRYIQ, encoded by the coding sequence ATGAAACAAATGAAAATTGGGATTGTGTTTGTTCTTATTTTGACGCTGCTATTACCTTTTAGCGAAGCACAAGCAGCTGCCCCTACCGCCCATCAAAAAGAATGGGATTATTTAGTCGCTCAAAAAGTCCTTTTACCAGAAGAGCTTTCTCGTGACTGGAAGAAATCCATCACACGTATGGATGCGGTCGTCTATCTGGCAAGAGCCTTGAAGCTAGAAAAACCGGTTATCCAACAGTCAGAAACGCAACAGTCTACTGAAGTGGATTTGTCTGAAGAAGATGTACAAGAGGATGACTCCAAAGTCATAACAGAAGTAGAATCGGAAGTGGAAACTGACATTGAAACAGAAGTAGAGACTGAAATCAAGACTGAGATCGAGACTGAAGTTGAAACAGAAACAGTGATTGAAATAGAGACTGAAGTAGAGACTGAAGTTGAAATTACAGAGGAGACTGAAACGTCAGAAATAGAAGTTGAATCTGAAGTCGATGTGGAAGAAACTCAAATCGACTCTGCAGAGCAGCAAGTAGATTCTGAAACTACAAATGACACTGATCAGCCTGAGAAACTTGAATTGGCAGCTGCTCCTTTATTTAGTGACGTACCTAGTGATCACAAAAATTACTGGATGATTGCTGAGTTTCATAAACGGGGAATCATCAGTGGCTACCCAGATGGAACGTTTCGTCCGAACAATTCATTAAATCGAGCAGACATGGCACGAGTTATCGCTTTAACATTTCAATTAACGGGAACGACAAGTGCAGTATTTACAGATGTATCTACAAAAGCTTATTTTTATGAGGCTGTACAAAATCTAGTAGCTAATAAAATAACAGTGGGCTACCCAGACCGCACCTATCGACCGTTCGTTGCCACAACGCATGAACACGTATTGTTGTTTATTGCACGGACGATGAATTCTGCATTTCGAGTAGAAGTACAACCTTTACCACCACCTAAGCCGCAAGTGTGTGAAAAGAAGATGTCCATCCCACACCGGAAAATTGGCGTGCAGGCAGCAAACTTCTGGAAGCAGCCCAATAAGACGCGACCAATTGATGCTCCCGCTTCGACAAATCCAACAGATTTACGCCGTTGGTCGGCTTCACTTAGCGAAAACCAAAGTTGGTGGCTCGTCCAACAAACAGATACACAAGCGCTTTATGGGGATACGATTACAGTTTCCCAAGTATCAGGAGATTGGTATAAAGTCGCTACAAAGGATCAATGGGTACCTTATAATGCAGCAGGATATCCAGGTTGGGTTCCCGCTTCTCAAATTGTAAAATCTTATTATGATTACAGCGATTGTCGGATAGCTATTGTTCATGCAAAGACATCGTGGTTAAAAGATGCTAGCACGAATAAAAATTCAGTAGAAGTCAGTTATTCAACTATACTCCCTGTAGTAGGCGAAGAGACGAACTCTTGGATCGTAGCTGCTCCCAACGATAAAAAGATGAAAGTGGCCAAGGCGGATGTCAAAGTGCATAAGAACTATGCATCTGTTCCCAAGCCGACAGCGACGACTGTGATCAATGAGGCGAAGCGGTTCTTAGGATTACGTTATATTTGGTCAGGAACATCTGCTTACGGTTTTGACTGTTCAGGTATTCTTTATGCAATTATGCGTACTCATGGCGTGCTTATTCCTCGAGATTCATTCTATCAAGCAACAAAAGGGACATGGATTTCAAAATCTAACATGCGAGCAGGAGATTTTGTGTTTTATGCTGGGAATTCTGGTAAAGGAAAAGTGTATCACGTGGGCCTATATTTAGGTGATGGCATGATGTTACATGCACCTAATGCTAGTAGCTCGGTGAGAATTGAACGCTATGATAACGGAGCCTATAGCTGGAATTATCACTCAGCTAGACGCTACATTCAGTAA
- a CDS encoding tripartite tricarboxylate transporter TctB family protein, translated as MTVRFDKIASIVFFVIGILFFTEALKISDSAYGSSVGPKIFPMGLGAALIALSILLIIESYKSKPKEQHNSAESLSSPQYKRFFIILGSAIGYVLLLEPLGYLITTFVFLLISFQVLEKGKWLNSLLIAAAFSAVIYFGYVNILGGSLPGFPL; from the coding sequence ATGACAGTGCGTTTTGATAAAATCGCAAGTATTGTATTTTTCGTAATTGGTATTTTATTTTTTACAGAAGCATTAAAGATTTCCGATAGCGCTTATGGATCGTCAGTTGGCCCTAAAATTTTTCCAATGGGTTTGGGCGCCGCTTTAATTGCATTAAGCATTTTATTAATTATTGAAAGCTATAAGTCAAAGCCAAAGGAACAACACAATTCAGCTGAGTCGTTATCGTCCCCACAATACAAACGATTTTTTATTATTTTAGGATCTGCCATTGGCTACGTACTTCTACTAGAACCTCTTGGTTATTTGATTACTACTTTTGTATTCTTACTGATATCTTTTCAAGTGTTAGAAAAAGGAAAGTGGCTGAACTCATTACTAATTGCCGCTGCTTTTTCAGCAGTCATTTATTTTGGCTACGTCAATATTTTAGGTGGATCTCTTCCGGGATTCCCACTATAG
- a CDS encoding GGDEF and EAL domain-containing protein translates to MGQTVAVLHIDRITYQLHPLLDQTSIFSQLTTHEQDILWSKSNDLDFKPFQLAINDALYEITMGSTPSGNHFALFTAHEEKALRSLFEIEATMREQQMKLFELAKSRSITKESLKETIENACETIAQLIQVERVGIWLFNPSQTVLEAQTIYDARIPTHNFGQTVDELHYPTYFEAVQSARSLAIHDVKTDPRVAEMYPEYFESMGGIRSMLDAPIMLSSGIGGVLCCESLSKRVWTELDQTLVGTLADMVAFLYERIYRIEAEARIEELAYVDQLTGLPNQNAFEDTVSTHLAEQASGTFIYLVIDQFATIQEVLGFDGGDEVLQEIAHRLKMNFKEPNVVARLAMDHFVLYLQPQERLHFEEKFMEIKKPFHSKGQEVYVTYSYGRADYPIHGDNVKHCLQSAQIALSHGKKLGSQSIASIFNPFMKEQSADILHTEFNLRKGLDMNEFSLYYQPQVNSRTGIVEGFEALIRWHHPDKGIIPPFDFIHHAESTGLILPIGEWVIEQAFQQLEKWQSQGFSTCTISINISPRHFLHEKLLPYLKSCLETYDVQPHQFVIEITENVAMGDYLAAQTRIAELHELGFLISIDDFGTGFSAFIYLQHFSIDEIKIDRQFILDIETNKKSLGIVKTIVDLANLLELRVVVEGVETQQQLELLQAIGCKTIQGYYYARPLPTSEIEQWFEKRSSHS, encoded by the coding sequence ATGGGACAAACGGTTGCAGTTTTGCATATTGATCGAATCACCTATCAATTGCATCCTCTCCTTGATCAAACATCTATCTTTTCACAACTAACTACTCATGAGCAAGATATATTATGGTCAAAAAGTAATGATTTAGACTTCAAGCCCTTTCAATTAGCAATCAACGACGCATTGTATGAAATTACAATGGGTTCCACCCCTAGCGGAAATCACTTTGCCCTCTTTACTGCTCATGAAGAAAAAGCCCTTCGTTCTCTCTTTGAGATTGAGGCAACGATGCGCGAGCAACAAATGAAATTATTTGAGCTGGCTAAATCTAGATCAATTACAAAAGAGTCATTGAAAGAAACGATTGAGAACGCTTGTGAGACTATCGCGCAACTTATTCAAGTTGAACGCGTCGGCATCTGGCTATTCAATCCTTCGCAGACGGTCCTAGAGGCGCAAACTATTTATGACGCGCGTATTCCTACCCATAACTTCGGACAGACCGTTGACGAACTTCACTATCCTACTTATTTTGAAGCTGTGCAGAGTGCGCGGTCCCTAGCTATTCATGATGTAAAAACAGACCCACGTGTGGCTGAGATGTATCCAGAGTACTTTGAGTCCATGGGGGGCATACGTTCCATGTTAGATGCTCCCATTATGCTGAGCTCTGGAATTGGGGGCGTACTTTGTTGCGAGTCTCTCTCAAAACGCGTCTGGACTGAGCTAGATCAAACATTAGTTGGCACCCTCGCTGATATGGTGGCTTTCTTATATGAACGCATTTATCGTATCGAAGCTGAAGCACGAATCGAAGAACTTGCCTATGTCGATCAATTAACAGGGCTACCCAATCAGAATGCTTTTGAGGATACAGTTTCTACTCACCTAGCCGAACAAGCTAGTGGAACGTTTATTTATTTAGTAATCGATCAGTTTGCCACAATTCAAGAAGTACTAGGATTCGACGGTGGCGATGAAGTCTTACAAGAAATAGCACATCGTCTAAAAATGAATTTTAAAGAGCCCAATGTTGTCGCCCGTCTTGCTATGGATCATTTTGTATTGTACCTACAACCTCAAGAGCGCTTGCACTTTGAAGAGAAATTTATGGAAATTAAAAAACCTTTCCATAGCAAAGGTCAAGAAGTATATGTCACTTATAGCTACGGCAGAGCAGATTATCCTATTCATGGGGACAACGTCAAACACTGTTTACAAAGTGCCCAAATTGCTTTGAGTCATGGTAAAAAACTCGGATCACAGAGTATCGCTTCCATCTTCAATCCATTTATGAAAGAGCAAAGTGCAGATATTTTACATACAGAGTTTAACCTTCGTAAAGGGTTAGATATGAATGAGTTCAGTTTGTACTATCAACCTCAAGTCAATTCTAGAACAGGGATTGTAGAGGGTTTTGAAGCACTCATTCGTTGGCATCACCCTGACAAAGGGATTATTCCACCATTTGATTTTATCCATCATGCAGAATCTACGGGACTTATTTTGCCAATTGGGGAGTGGGTTATCGAGCAAGCTTTTCAACAATTAGAGAAATGGCAATCACAAGGTTTTTCTACTTGCACAATATCAATCAATATTTCTCCAAGACATTTTTTACATGAAAAGCTTCTTCCTTATTTAAAATCATGTTTGGAGACATATGATGTGCAACCCCATCAGTTTGTAATAGAGATCACCGAGAATGTGGCAATGGGCGATTATTTAGCTGCTCAAACGCGTATCGCTGAATTGCATGAACTGGGGTTCCTTATAAGTATTGACGATTTTGGGACAGGTTTCTCTGCCTTCATCTACTTACAACACTTCTCAATTGATGAAATTAAAATTGATCGCCAATTTATTCTAGATATCGAGACCAATAAAAAGAGTCTTGGCATTGTGAAGACAATCGTTGATTTAGCCAATCTATTAGAGCTGCGCGTCGTTGTAGAAGGTGTGGAAACTCAACAGCAATTGGAGCTTTTACAAGCTATAGGTTGTAAAACCATTCAAGGATACTATTATGCACGTCCCTTACCTACATCTGAAATTGAGCAATGGTTTGAAAAAAGAAGCTCCCACTCGTAA
- a CDS encoding MBOAT family O-acyltransferase, with translation MLFNSFEFIFVFLPIVFIGYFLVNKIHHTAGIVLLLLSSLFFYAWWNPAYLLLLIVSILVNYGVGTWMMRTEAMKKQILILGIIFNVLLLGYFKYTDFFIANFNHVLNTNFQLLHLLLPLAISFYTFQQIAYLVDRYKGKVEDNNFLNYALFISFFPQLIAGPIVHHKEVMGQYLDAAKKKMHAENIAKGLFIFSIGLFKKVAIADTFAVWANEGYSNVQALTTSEAWVTSLAYTFQLYFDFSGYSDMAIGLALLFNIVLPLNFNSPYRAVSIQDFWRRWHMTLSRFLTDYLYIPLGGSYKSIPRTYVNIFIIFFVSGIWHGAGWTFVIWGVLHGLAMIVHRFWHQKGFKLPAIVGWIITFQFVNATWVFFRALTVDDALIVLGKMAAIQDLVQPLETFSATSLELILYFVGAGIIAFFFKNSYDWMQGLRPNPMYAIAAGAMFLYVALKLQQVSEFLYFNF, from the coding sequence ATGTTATTCAATTCATTTGAATTTATTTTTGTCTTTCTGCCAATCGTCTTTATTGGCTATTTCTTAGTTAACAAGATCCATCATACGGCAGGGATTGTGCTGTTACTACTCTCCTCTCTATTTTTCTACGCTTGGTGGAATCCAGCCTATCTCCTATTACTCATTGTTTCAATCCTAGTGAATTACGGTGTGGGCACTTGGATGATGCGTACTGAGGCTATGAAAAAACAAATTTTGATTTTAGGAATCATTTTTAACGTTTTACTATTAGGCTATTTTAAATACACGGACTTTTTTATCGCTAATTTCAATCACGTATTAAATACCAATTTTCAACTATTGCATTTACTATTGCCGCTTGCGATCAGCTTTTATACATTTCAACAAATTGCGTATTTGGTCGATCGGTATAAAGGAAAAGTGGAGGATAACAACTTCCTCAACTATGCATTATTTATTTCATTTTTCCCGCAGTTAATCGCTGGACCAATTGTTCATCACAAAGAAGTGATGGGGCAATACTTGGATGCAGCGAAGAAAAAGATGCATGCTGAGAATATCGCCAAAGGCTTATTTATTTTCTCGATTGGATTGTTTAAAAAAGTAGCCATAGCCGATACCTTTGCTGTGTGGGCAAATGAAGGGTATTCAAATGTTCAGGCCCTCACCACTTCAGAAGCATGGGTGACATCGCTTGCTTATACATTCCAACTCTATTTTGATTTTAGTGGATACAGTGATATGGCCATTGGTTTGGCACTATTGTTTAATATTGTTCTTCCATTAAACTTTAACTCACCTTACCGGGCAGTCTCTATTCAAGATTTCTGGCGTCGTTGGCATATGACACTCTCTCGTTTTTTAACGGATTACTTGTATATTCCTTTAGGAGGAAGTTATAAGTCGATTCCCCGTACATACGTCAATATCTTCATCATCTTTTTTGTCAGTGGAATATGGCATGGGGCTGGATGGACATTTGTCATTTGGGGAGTATTGCACGGTCTAGCCATGATAGTACATCGATTTTGGCATCAAAAAGGCTTCAAACTACCGGCTATTGTTGGTTGGATTATTACCTTCCAATTTGTTAACGCAACGTGGGTTTTCTTCCGAGCACTAACAGTGGATGATGCCTTAATCGTATTAGGGAAAATGGCAGCGATTCAAGATTTGGTTCAGCCTCTTGAGACGTTTTCAGCAACATCTCTCGAGCTGATTCTTTATTTTGTTGGAGCAGGAATAATTGCATTTTTCTTTAAGAATTCTTATGACTGGATGCAGGGACTACGACCGAATCCAATGTATGCCATTGCGGCAGGAGCCATGTTTTTATATGTTGCTCTAAAACTTCAACAAGTATCTGAGTTTTTATATTTCAACTTTTAG
- a CDS encoding response regulator: MTDLIEVLIVEDDPRIARIHEKFVAAVDGFQTVGIAHSVAEAKIWLEELQPKLILLDVYLPDGLGIHLADYVKMNHSDIDIILITAATEMDVVRKAYSVGIEDYLIKPLTMQSFIERLSVYRMKQRVLMQDTQLTEEQIKQLFQTSIETAAPLAPKGIDRLTRDKVMGVLANFREGITAESLGQELGMSRSTARRYLEYLVSEKTLSVEQVYGTVGRPERRYFLI; the protein is encoded by the coding sequence ATGACGGATCTAATTGAAGTTTTAATCGTAGAAGATGATCCCCGCATAGCTAGAATTCATGAGAAATTTGTAGCTGCTGTGGATGGTTTTCAAACTGTTGGGATTGCGCACAGTGTAGCCGAAGCTAAAATCTGGCTCGAGGAATTGCAACCTAAATTAATACTATTGGACGTTTACTTACCGGATGGCCTCGGTATCCATTTAGCTGATTATGTAAAAATGAATCACAGTGACATTGACATCATCCTAATTACCGCGGCTACTGAAATGGATGTTGTCCGAAAGGCGTATTCCGTCGGGATTGAAGACTATCTAATTAAACCATTGACTATGCAATCATTCATAGAACGTCTGTCGGTATATCGAATGAAGCAACGCGTCCTCATGCAAGATACTCAACTAACGGAGGAGCAAATTAAACAACTTTTTCAAACTTCCATTGAAACGGCGGCTCCTCTAGCACCAAAGGGCATTGACAGACTCACTCGAGACAAAGTGATGGGCGTATTAGCCAATTTTAGGGAGGGTATCACTGCCGAATCTTTGGGCCAGGAATTAGGGATGAGCCGATCTACAGCTAGACGTTACCTAGAATATTTAGTTAGTGAGAAAACATTATCGGTTGAACAAGTATATGGTACCGTTGGCCGTCCAGAAAGACGCTATTTTTTAATTTAA
- a CDS encoding LCP family protein: MQRSELRTMKKSRKRKILYSILIILGSLVILSATYAVYLAKKAEVAANNSFEAIEERESGSDLREEDVEPLEDNVSILLVGIDDSEKRDFGDSNSRSDSLMVATLNNEDKSIKIVSIPRDTYTYIPEVGYEDKITHAHAYGGTFAAIETVEELLEIPIDYYVRLNFEAFIEVVDAFDGVVVDVPYDRLELDENDEYTIQLTEGRQLLDGREALALARTRMVDNDIERGKRQQMILEALISRASSVQSFGKYGDVIEALGDNIRTDLTFDNMMSFLKYLNSGVPEIETISLAGFDDTSTGVYYWQLDQDELEVTRESLKSHLELPGYTYTRPIEQEETDSSLTTPDDSTESE, translated from the coding sequence ATGCAGCGTTCAGAACTGCGAACCATGAAAAAATCACGCAAACGAAAGATACTATATAGCATTTTAATCATTCTCGGATCATTAGTAATCTTGTCAGCCACCTACGCCGTTTATTTAGCAAAAAAAGCAGAAGTTGCAGCTAATAATAGTTTTGAAGCAATAGAAGAACGAGAATCCGGTTCTGATTTACGAGAAGAAGATGTAGAACCATTAGAAGACAATGTGTCGATTCTTCTTGTCGGTATTGACGATAGTGAAAAACGAGACTTTGGCGATTCAAATAGTCGCTCAGATTCATTGATGGTCGCAACTTTAAATAATGAAGACAAGTCAATTAAAATTGTAAGTATTCCTCGTGATACGTACACTTATATTCCAGAAGTAGGCTATGAGGATAAAATCACACATGCTCATGCTTATGGAGGCACCTTTGCAGCAATTGAAACTGTTGAAGAGTTATTAGAAATACCGATTGATTACTATGTTCGATTAAACTTTGAGGCATTTATTGAAGTAGTCGACGCGTTCGACGGGGTTGTTGTGGATGTTCCCTACGACCGGTTAGAACTTGATGAAAATGATGAATATACTATTCAATTAACAGAAGGCCGTCAATTATTAGATGGTCGAGAAGCATTGGCGCTTGCTCGAACTCGTATGGTAGACAATGATATTGAACGAGGCAAACGCCAACAGATGATTTTAGAGGCGCTAATAAGCCGTGCTTCTTCTGTACAATCATTCGGAAAATACGGTGATGTCATCGAAGCACTAGGTGACAACATCCGAACAGATTTAACGTTCGATAATATGATGTCATTCTTAAAATATCTAAACTCTGGTGTACCTGAAATCGAAACGATTTCTCTGGCAGGGTTTGATGATACTTCTACAGGCGTTTACTACTGGCAGCTAGATCAAGACGAGTTAGAGGTAACTAGAGAGAGTTTGAAGAGCCATTTAGAACTTCCTGGTTACACGTATACTCGACCTATTGAACAAGAAGAAACCGATTCTTCCTTAACTACTCCAGACGATTCAACTGAAAGCGAATAG
- a CDS encoding tripartite tricarboxylate transporter substrate-binding protein, giving the protein MKIGKKLSLFAASAFLLLNVAGCTNSSNAATENGESEYPKNNITIVAPSGAGGGWDLTARAISKVMNETKIVEKAITVENQPGGGGAVFMATYATKEASNDHMLMVKSPPILINNLKAEGNSPYGYKDTTPLAQLTKDFGAIVVKEDSPFETLTDLLDAIKADPTSITLAGGSAPGSMDHLLTILPAYEYGIDPKTAKYVSYDGGGEAMAALLGSNADAIGTDVSTVTSYVKSGDVRVLAVTSPEKLNLEGLEDVPTLYDLGIDAEFTIWRGLFGPKDMSPTAQEFWTEKLDEMVKTDEWTAELERNGWANEYRSGEEFSEFLAEQEQVITEILTALEMQK; this is encoded by the coding sequence ATGAAGATTGGAAAAAAATTATCACTGTTTGCAGCTTCAGCATTTTTGTTACTTAACGTTGCAGGTTGTACAAACTCGTCAAATGCCGCTACTGAAAACGGAGAGTCTGAGTATCCGAAAAACAATATCACTATCGTCGCACCATCTGGAGCAGGTGGTGGTTGGGACTTAACAGCTCGTGCCATCAGTAAAGTAATGAATGAAACAAAAATTGTTGAAAAAGCAATTACAGTAGAAAATCAACCAGGTGGCGGTGGTGCTGTATTTATGGCAACCTATGCGACGAAAGAAGCTAGCAACGATCATATGCTGATGGTGAAATCACCTCCAATTTTAATCAATAATTTAAAGGCAGAAGGAAATAGTCCATACGGCTACAAGGATACAACTCCACTTGCTCAATTAACGAAAGACTTTGGTGCAATCGTCGTTAAAGAAGATTCTCCATTTGAGACGTTAACAGACCTCTTAGATGCTATCAAAGCTGATCCAACTTCCATCACTTTAGCTGGTGGGTCTGCACCAGGTTCCATGGATCACTTACTGACAATCTTGCCTGCTTACGAATATGGGATTGATCCAAAAACTGCAAAATACGTATCTTACGATGGTGGTGGTGAGGCAATGGCTGCACTTCTAGGATCAAATGCTGATGCTATTGGAACAGACGTTTCAACTGTCACTTCTTATGTAAAAAGTGGCGATGTACGTGTTCTAGCTGTCACATCCCCAGAAAAACTTAATCTAGAAGGGTTAGAAGATGTTCCCACTCTTTATGATTTAGGCATCGACGCTGAATTTACCATTTGGAGAGGTCTATTCGGACCAAAAGATATGTCACCTACAGCTCAAGAGTTTTGGACTGAAAAGTTAGATGAGATGGTTAAAACTGATGAGTGGACAGCTGAACTTGAACGTAATGGCTGGGCAAATGAATATCGAAGTGGCGAAGAATTTAGCGAATTTCTAGCAGAACAAGAACAAGTTATCACTGAAATCTTAACAGCTCTTGAAATGCAAAAATAA